A genomic stretch from Malus domestica chromosome 15, GDT2T_hap1 includes:
- the LOC103400564 gene encoding putative pentatricopeptide repeat-containing protein At1g69350, mitochondrial has product MGSRIICIFIKGVTENSERKIAHCQIIEKLLSQQFFLRNHIASYFEDINALLLSMLNHLHHALRQFHLALLLSCSKYNYKSNPTRTLYLSTTTTPCTHASPTYPRSDLLTLSSNVQTLRQTKQVHASALLNGVLPHSVSLCASLMLRYATFRSPETFHHLFQQTVQHCHTAFLWNTLIRACSIAQVNDNFQAYNQMVRSGVGPDDYTFPFVLKACADLLEVKKGMEVHGIVFKVGFDYDVFVGNTLMLFYGNCGDLRDAKRIFDEMRERDVVSWNTVIGVLSVNECYVEALEYYREMNSAIGFKPNVVTVISVLPVCAELKDELMVIQIHSYVVKVGLDLLVTTGNALVDVYGKCGNVKASKQIFDEIIQKNEVSWNASITSLSYVGHNLEALNTFRLMIDVGVKPNSVTISSMLPVLVELEFFGVGRELHCFSVRTGIETDIFIANSLIDMYAKSGRPNEASNVFQEMDKRNIVSWNAMIANFSQNRYELEAIGLVKQMQAHDAIPNSVTFTNLLPACARLGSRRLGKEIHAMTVRMGSASDLFVSNALTDMYAKCGCLGLARNVFNISVRDEISYNILIVGYSQTTDCLESLSLFSEMKLKGMMHDVVSFMGVISACANLTAIKQGKEIHGFLVRNISDTHLFVANSLLDFYTKCGRIDLAAKVFYCMPSKDVASWNTMILGYGMLGELNIAIRLFEKMREEGVEYDSVSYIAVLSSCSHGGLVEKGKKYFEEMRTQNIEPTEKHYACMVDLLGRAGLMEEAAELVKGMPIVPDANIWGALLGACRIHGNLELASWAAEHLFELKPDHSGYYILLSNMYAEAGRWEEVNRVRELMKSRKVKKDCAISWVQVRDQAHAFIVGDAMETLNSDSWLAES; this is encoded by the exons ATGGGTTCTCGAATTATATGCATTTTTATCAAAGG TGTAACGGAGAATAGTGAGAGAAAGATTGCTCATTGCCAAATCATAGAAAAACTACTTAGTCAACAATTCTTTTTACGGAATCATATAGCATCGTACTTTGAAGACATCAACGCCTTGCTTCTTTCGATGTTAAACCACCTTCACCATGCATTAAGGCAGTTTCACTTGGCTCTGCTACTCTCATGCAgcaaatataattacaaatcAAATCCCACCCGAACCTTGTATCTCTCTACCACCACAACGCCTTGTACACATGCCTCACCAACTTACCCTCGTTCTGATCTCCTCACGCTCAGCTCCAACGTCCAAACCCTTCGCCAAACCAAGCAAGTTCACGCCTCTGCTCTTCTCAACGGAGTACTGCCCCACAGTGTCTCTCTATGTGCCTCCCTCATGCTCAGATACGCCACTTTCAGATCCCCAGAAACCTTTCACCATCTCTTCCAACAAACAGTCCAGCATTGTCACACTGCTTTCTTGTGGAACACCCTCATACGGGCTTGCTCCATTGCTCAAGTTAATGATAATTTTCAGGCTTATAATCAAATGGTTCGGAGCGGTGTTGGACCCGATGACTATACTTTTCCTTTTGTTCTCAAGGCATGTGCAGACCTTTTGGAGGTAAAAAAAGGGATGGAGGTTCATGGGATTGTTTTTAAAGTGGGATTTGATTATGATGTTTTCGTTGGAAATACCCTTATGTTGTTTTATGGTAATTGTGGGGATCTGAGAGATGCAAAGAGGATATTTGATGAAATGCGTGAAAGGGATGTCGTCTCATGGAATACAGTTATTGGGGTGCTTTCGGTCAATGAGTGCTACGTGGAAGCACTTGAATATTATAGAGAGATGAATTCGGCAATTGGGTTTAAGCCAAATGTTGTTACTGTTATCAGTGTGCTGCCAGTTTGTGCAGAGCTCAAAGATGAGTTGATGGTGATCCAGATTCACAGCTATGTTGTGAAGGTTGGTTTGGATCTTTTGGTGACTACTGGAAATGCATTGGTTGACGTGTATGGGAAATGTGGGAATGTGAAGGcttcaaaacaaatttttgaTGAGATAATTCAGAAGAATGAGGTTTCTTGGAATGCATCTATTACCAGTCTCTCTTACGTGGGGCATAATTTGGAAGCCTTAAATACATTTAGGTTGATGATTGATGTAGGGGTTAAACCAAACTCTGTCACCATTTCTAGCATGCTACCAGTGTTAGTTGAACTAGAATTCTTTGGAGTTGGCAGAGAACTCCATTGTTTCAGTGTCAGAACAGGTATTGAAACAGATATCTTCATTGCCAACtcattaattgatatgtatgcaaaatcaGGCCGTCCAAATGAGGCATCGAATGTGTTCCAAGAGATGGATAAAAGGAATATTGTTTCTTGGAATGCCATGATTGCTAATTTTTCTCAAAACAGGTATGAGTTGGAAGCCATTGGACTTGTGAAGCAAATGCAAGCTCATGATGCAATTCCCAACTCTGTAACCTTCACAAATCTTCTTCCAGCTTGTGCTCGTTTGGGTTCCCGCCGTCTTGGAAAAGAAATCCACGCAATGACAGTTCGCATGGGATCTGCCTCAGATTTGTTTGTCTCTAATGCTTTGACAGACATGTACGCAAAGTGTGGCTGTCTAGGTCTTGCTCGAAATGTGTTTAACATCTCCGTCAGAGATGAGATTTCTTATAATATACTTATAGTAGGTTATTCTCAAACTACTGATTGCTTAGAATCTCTGAGTTTGTTTTCTGAAATGAAGCTTAAGGGAATGATGCATGACGTTGTTTCCTTTATGGGAGTTATATCAGCTTGCGCAAATCTAACTGCAATCAAGCAGGGCAAAGAGATTCATGGATTTTTAGTAAGAAATATTTCTGATACTCATCTCTTTGTTGCTAACTCGCTTTTGGATTTTTATACCAAATGTGGGCGAATTGATCTTGCTGCTAAGGTCTTCTATTGCATGCCAAGCAAGGATGTAGCTTCATGGAATACTATGATTTTGGGATATGGAATGCTAGGTGAGCTTAACATTGCAATCCGTCTTTTTGAAAAAATGAGGGAAGAAGGTGTAGAATACGATTCAGTTTCATACATTGCAGTTTTGTCATCTTGTAGCCATGGAGGGCTAGTTGAGAAAGGGAAAAAATACTTTGAGGAGATGCGCACACAAAATATTGAGCCAACAGAAAAGCACTATGCTTGCATGGTTGACCTCCTTGGGCGAGCTGGCCTTATGGAAGAAGCAGCAGAACTTGTTAAAGGCATGCCAATTGTACCCGATGCCAACATTTGGGGTGCTTTGCTCGGGGCATGCCGAATCCATGGGAATTTAGAGTTGGCGAGTTGGGCAGCAGAGCATCTGTTTGAGTTGAAGCCTGATCATTCTGGGTACTATATACTTCTTTCAAACATGTATGCAGAAGCTGGGAGATGGGAAGAGGTAAACAGGGTGAGGGAACTGATGAAATCAAGGAAAGTGAAGAAGGACTGTGCTATCAGTTGGGTTCAGGTTCGGGACCAGGCGCATGCTTTTATAGTTGGAGATGCAATGGAGACATTAAATTCAGACAGTTGGCTCGCAGAGTCTTAG